The Sesamum indicum cultivar Zhongzhi No. 13 linkage group LG1, S_indicum_v1.0, whole genome shotgun sequence genome includes a window with the following:
- the LOC105159751 gene encoding jmjC domain-containing protein 7: protein MAERIESSVQNLWQEVRELSLGTPPHIDHLPTPPTPLQFLRHYVTPNKPCLISAAVPHWPALSLWRSAAYLRTTLSTTSVSLHLTPTGKADSLAPHPTSPSALCFASAHVQKLPFPEALDSVLASGEEKTVAYLQQQNDCFRSEYGALAGDCEEHIPWATEALGCSPEAVNLWVGNHFSETSFHKDQYENLYVVITGEKRFLLLPPTDVHRMYIREYPAAQYCYDQDSGEFTLELEDPVAYVPWCSVDPYPLPEEKQREVEKFPLYFNGPKPFEVTVKAGEMLYLPSMWFHHVLQSPDETGLTIAINYWYDMQFDIKYAYFNFLQSIPHSLSSDLGWCETRNVESSRNRSFYNSGDESDIIVSQAVGDTRDNEEQPENMSQD from the exons ATGGCGGAAAGAATTGAATCCTCAGTTCAGAATCTATGGCAAGAAGTGAGAGAGCTAAGCCTGGGCACCCCACCCCACATAGACCACCTCCCCACCCCACCCACCCCACTCCAATTCCTCCGCCACTACGTTACCCCGAACAAGCCCTGCCTCATCTCCGCCGCCGTCCCCCACTGGCCTGCTCTTTCCTTATGGCGCTCCGCCGCCTATCTCCGTACCACCCTCTCCACTACTTCCGTTTCCCTCCACCTCACTCCCACCGGAAAAGCCGACTCTCTCGCTCCTCACCCCACTTCCCCCTCCGCTCTCTGCTTCGCCTCAGCACATGTCCAAAAGCTCCCTTTTCCTGAAGCGTTGGACTCGGTTCTGGCGTCGGGTGAAGAGAAAACCGTGGCGTATTTGCAGCAGCAGAATGACTGCTTCCGTAGCGAATATGGGGCGCTGGCGGGGGACTGCGAGGAGCATATTCCGTGGGCGACCGAGGCGCTGGGGTGCTCGCCGGAGGCTGTGAATCTGTGGGTCGGGAACCATTTCTCGGAGACTTCGTTTCACAAGGATCAATATGAGAATCTTTATGTTGTGATTACTGGGGAGAAGCGTTTTCTGCTGCTTCCCCCCACCGATGTTCATAGAATGTACATCCGTGAATATCCCGCTGCTCAGTATTGCTATGACCAG GATAGTGGAGAGTTTACACTGGAGCTAGAGGATCCAGTTGCATATGTACCGTGGTGCAGTGTGGATCCGTACCCTTTGCCTGAGGAGAAACAGAGAGAAGTGGAGAAGTTTCCCTTGTATTTCAATGGACCAAAGCCGTTTGAAGTTACAGTTAAGGCCGGGGAGATGCTTTATTT GCCTAGCATGTGGTTTCATCATGTTCTACAAAGCCCAGATGAAACGGGACTCACTATCGCGATAAACTACT GGTATGATATGCAGTTCGATATTAAGTATGCGTACTTCAACTTCCTGCAATCTATACCTCATTCATTATCCAGTGATCTGGGATGGTGTGAAACGAGAAATGTGGAATCAAGTCGCAATAGATCTTTTTACAATTCAGGAGATGAATCAGATATTATTGTATCTCAGGCTGTTGGAGACACCAGGGACAATGAAGAGCAACCAGAAAACATGTCTCAGGATTAG